A section of the Echeneis naucrates chromosome 12, fEcheNa1.1, whole genome shotgun sequence genome encodes:
- the s100z gene encoding protein S100-Z: MPSQLEGAMDALISVFYNYSGNDGDKYKLNKGELKQLLNSELTDFLTSQKDPMLVEKIMNDLDSNKDNEVDFNEFVVLVAALTVACNDFFQEQKKKKK; encoded by the exons ATGCCGAGCCAGCTCGAGGGTGCCATGGACGCGCTGATATCAGTTTTCTACAACTACTCTGGAAACGACGGAGACAAATACAAGCTCAACAAGGGCGAGCTGAAGCAGCTTTTGAACAGCGAGCTGACCGACTTCCTCACG TCCCAGAAGGACCCGATGCTGGTGGAGAAGATCATGAACGACCTGGACTCGAACAAAGACAACGAGGTGGATTTCAACGAGTTTGTGGTGCTGGTGGCCGCGCTGACCGTCGCCTGCAACGACTTCTTCcaagagcagaaaaagaagaaaaagtaa
- the crhbp gene encoding corticotropin-releasing factor-binding protein, producing MERTFREQLFFLVLCLSVPKGDSRYIQNNEISRDELYSFFNSELKRETPEQLMYRRPLRCLDMVAVEGQFTFTVEHPQLSCAAFFMSEPTEVISVDLDSVDIDCRGGDFITVFDGWVMKGEKFPSSQDHPLPLHERYVDYCDAGSPRRSARSSQNVAMVFFRVRGTGSSFTLTVRKHANPLPCNVISQSPEGTYTMVIPQQHRNCSFSIIYPVAIDISEFSLGHYNNFPKRSTPGCAESGDFVQLLGGNGIDTSKLLPITDLCVSFTGPTHMKIGCDNTVVRMVSSGKFVNRVSFSYRLLDSQEVQTIKLNNVEDFCFNN from the exons ATGGAGCGCACCTTCCGAGAGCAGCTCTTCTTCCTGGTCCTGTGTCTGTCCGTGCCCAAAGGAGACTCCAGGTACATCCAG AACAACGAGATCTCCAGAGATGAGCTGTACTCGTTTTTTaactctgagctgaagagggaaaCACCTGAGCAGCTGATGTATCGCAGACCTTTAC GCTGTCTGGACATGGTGGCGGTGGAGGGTCAGTTCACCTTCACTGTGGAGCATCCTCAGCTCAGCTGCGCCGCCTTCTTCATGTCGGAGCCCACCGAGGTGATCTCTGTGGACTTGGACAGCGTGGACATCGACTGCAGGGGGGGGGACTTCATCACG GTGTTTGACGGCTGGGTGATGAAGGGGGAGAAGTTCCCCAGCTCCCAGGACCACCCGCTGCCTCTGCACGAGCGCTACGTGGATTACTGTGACGCGGGCTCACCGAGGAGGAGCGCGCGCTCCTCTCAGAACGTGGCCATGGTGTTCTTCCGGGTCCGCGGCACCGGCAGCAGCTTCACCCTGACGGTCAGGAAGCACGCCAACCCGCTCC CCTGTAATGTAATCTCCCAATCACCAGAGGGCACTTACACTATGGTGATCCCGCAGCAGCACAGGAACTGCAGCTTCTCCATCATATATCCTGTGGCCATCGACATCTCTGAGTTCAGCCTGGGACACTACAACAACTTCCCCAAG AGGTCCACGCCTGGATGTGCAGAATCTGGAGATTTTGTGCAGCTtttgggaggaaatggcatcgACACGTCGAAGCTTCTGCCCATCACAGACCTCTGCGTCTCCTTCACCGGTCCCA CTCACATGAAGATCGGCTGCGACAACACCGTGGTGAGGATGGTGTCCAGCGGGAAGTTTGTCAACCGGGTGTCCTTCAGCTACCGGCTGCTGGACAGCCAGGAGGTTCAGACCATCAAACTCAACAACGTGGAGGATTTCTGCTTTAACAACTGA